From Pempheris klunzingeri isolate RE-2024b chromosome 16, fPemKlu1.hap1, whole genome shotgun sequence, a single genomic window includes:
- the LOC139215056 gene encoding zinc finger protein ZFP2-like yields the protein MCKVQMLRALLKQRLSAAAEEIFGLFERTIAEYEEELCRSQEENERQRRLLDAVLSPQLRLHRAVLPADVQQPAGAEEQVPCERQDPPEPPHIKEEQEEVWTSRQGEQLQGPEEAHITEFPLTPVPVKSEDDEEEAQSSQLHHRHTEHMETEADGEDCGGPGPDRNPHPRGPLEAEDQTEDSSETETEDSEDWEETREAQSGSKSHNNKGSCRKRLIGDKLLSCSECGKIFANKTNLKIHMNIHTREKSFSCLVCGKIFAQGGNLREHMSVHREEKPYSCSVCEQRFSTLTRLRTHQRACRLPPRLQQRQTDKHMETEADGEDCGGPGPDRNPHPRGSLEAEDQTENSSEDSVEDWEETREPQSGSKSLKNTKVRRRYTGKKPFVCSECGRRFKQNSNLKVHMRIHTGEKPFVCSICSKRFDQKANLIRHMICHTRDKLFSCLLCQKSYSRYECLQLHMRTHTGEKPFNCSACHRRFAWVSQFKRHKCVSESSRLQEVWTSQEGEQRREEKPEPARKSDPERQLEADAEDKTGDGEESREPPAGLNTDQAPLSCSVCGKISSTKADLKRHVRVHTGEKPFSCSLCGKRFAHAGNVRQHMVIHTGEKRFSCSVCDRRFTWHLQLKKHKCAGKSL from the exons ATGTGTAAAGTCCAGATGCTGAGAGCGCTGCTGAAGCAGAgactgagtgctgctgctgaagagatATTTGGGCTGTTTGAAAGAACCATAGCAGAGTACGAGGAGGAGCTCTGTCGGTCACAGGAGGAGAACGAGCGGCAGCGGAGACTCCTGGACGCTGTTCTCAGCCCCCAGCTTCGGCTGCACAGAGCAG TGCTTCCTGCAGACGTCCAGCAGCCGGCGGGGGCCGAAGAACAGGTTCCCTGTGAGCGGCAGGACCCCCCAGAGCCCCCCCACattaaagaggagcaggaggaggtctgGACCAGTCGGCAGGGAGAGCAGCTTCAAGGGCCGGAGGAGGCTCATATCACCGAGTTCCCACTGACTCCTGTccctgtgaagagtgaagatgatgaagaggaagctcagtcctcacagcttcatcacagacacactgaacacatggagacagaagctgatggagaggactgtggaggaccaggaccagacagGAACCCACATCCACGTGGACCCTTAGAGGCCGAGGACCAGACTGAAGACTCCTCAGAGACCGAGACTGAGGACAGTGAGGACTGGGAGGAGACCAGAGAAGCTCAGTCTGGGtcaaagtctcacaataacaaaGGAAGTTGTAGGAAACGTCTTATTGGCGACAAACTGTTGAGCTGCTCTGAGTGTGGTAAAATATTTGCTAACAAGACAAACCTGAAGATACATATGAACATTCACACAAGAGAAAAGTCCTTCAGCTGTTTAGTTTGCGGTAAAATATTTGCACAAGGAGGAAATCTGAGAGAACACATGTCCGTCCACAGAGAAGAGAAACCTTACAGCTGCAGCGTCTGCGAGCAAAGGTTCAGTACGTTGACACGTCTCAGGACCCACCAGCGTGCTTGTCGTCTGCCCCCTCGgcttcagcagagacagactgacaaacacatggagacagaagctgatggagaggactgtggaggaccaggaccagacagGAACCCACATCCACGTGGATCCTTAGAGGCAGAGGACCAGACTGAAAACTCCTCTGAGGACAGTGTTGAGGACTGGGAGGAGACCAGAGAACCTCAGTCTGGGTCAAAGTCcctgaaaaacaccaaagtgaggAGACGTTACACCGGCAAGAAACCATTTGTCTGCTCTGAATGTGGGAGAAGATTTAAGCAAAACTCAAACCTGAAGGTACACATGAGaattcacacaggagagaaaccttTCGTCTGCTCCATTTGTAGTAAAAGATTTGACCAGAAGGCAAACCTGATCCGTCACATGATATGTCACACACGAGATAAACTTTTCAGCTGCTTGCTTTGTCAGAAGTCTTATTCACGGTACGAGTGTCTGCAGCTGCACATGAGGACACACACGGGGGAGAAACCGTTCAACTGCAGCGCCTGTCACAGAAGGTTTGCTTGGGTTTCTCAGTTCAAAAGACACAAGTGTGTCAGTGAGTCCTCACGGCTTCAGGAGGTCTGGACCAGTCAGGAGGGAGAGCAGCGGCGCGAGGAGAAACCAGAACCAGCCAGGAAGTCAGATCCAGAGAGACAATTAGAAGCAGATGCAGAAGACAAGACTGGAGAtggggaggagagcagagagcctCCGGCAGGCTTAAACACCGACCAGGCACCGCTGAGCTGCTCAGTTTGTGGTAAAATATCAAGCACCAAGGCCGATCTGAAGAGACACGTGAGGGTTCACACAGGGGAGAAACCCTTCAGCTGCTCACTCTGCGGGAAACGATTTGcacatgcaggaaatgtgagacAACACATGGTGATCCACACGGGGGAGAAAAGGTTCAGCTGCAGCGTTTGTGACAGAAGATTCACTTGGCATCTGCaactaaaaaaacacaagtgtgcCGGGAAATCTCTCTGA
- the cart4 gene encoding cocaine- and amphetamine-regulated transcript 4, translating into MESVRAVVYLSVCLSVLTSLCQGQRSADSRLPAAPDEPLVGLTTKELAEALQGFLDEADSSVGLSVEKKASVIPRCDVGERCAMKHGPRIGRLCDCLRGTACNTFFLRCY; encoded by the exons ATGGAGAGTGTGCGTGCTGTGGTCtacctgtccgtctgtctgtccgtgcTGACATCACTCTgtcagggtcagaggtcagctgacAGCCGGCTGCCGGCTGCACCAGACGAGCCGCTCGTCGGACTCACAACCAAAGAGCTG gctgaAGCTCTGCAGGGTTTCCTGGATGAAGCCGACAGCAGCGTCGGCCTCTCCGTGGAGAAAAAAGCCAGCGTCATCCCTCGG tGTGATGTGGGCGAACGCTGTGCGATGAAACATGGACCTCGAATTGGTCGACTGTGCGACTGTCTGAGAGGAACGGCCTGCAACACCTTCTTCCTGCGCTGCtactga
- the LOC139215075 gene encoding uncharacterized protein, producing MFSLSFLSVSLTGASLILLLTAASEAQYFDATQLPDYDYNATFDYSFYSNASSEDLDKFSERFIDQEEREDEGTGGRQEEEEVTVTMVTTQRTTERGEDDVGSAASLPVCLEIRTLLWTLMILIGLNTHTL from the exons ATGTTCAGTCttagttttctgtctgtttctctgactgGAGCCTCACTGATCCTCCTGCTGACTGCTG CGTCTGAGGCTCAGTATTTCGACGCCACGCAGCTTCCAGACTACGACTACAACGCCACCTTCGACTACAGCTTCTACA GTAACGCCAGCAGCGAGGACCTGGACAAGTTCAGCGAGCGATTCATCGAccaggaggaaagggaggacgAGGGCACGGGAGGaaggcaggaggaagaggaagtgactgttaccatggtgactacCCAAAGAACCACAGAGCGGGGCGAGGACGACGTCGGCAGTGcagcatcacttcctgtttgtctg GAAATCAGGACGCTGCTCTGGACGCTGATGATCCTGATCGGCctgaacacgcacacactatGA